Proteins encoded within one genomic window of Platichthys flesus chromosome 17, fPlaFle2.1, whole genome shotgun sequence:
- the tmem238a gene encoding transmembrane protein 238a: MGLCDGLSHCKVALAFAVLMDLLGGAALLVGVFAHLEVNGQDFGDLLVYTGALFVVMSLAGWVLWYSGNIEGLTSKKELGHIGSAVDRLARNLSRKIRTYRGHH, translated from the exons ATGGGCCTCTGTGACGGCCTCTCTCACTGTAAAGTGGCTCTGGCCTTCGCCGTGTTGATGGACCTACTGGGTGGAGCCGCTCTGCTGGTGGGAGTCTTCGCCCACCTGGAGGTCAACGGACAGGACTTTGGAGACTTACTGGTTTATACTG GAGCCCTGTTCGTCGTCATGTCTCTGGCCGGGTGGGTGCTGTGGTACAGCGGGAACATCGAAGGCCTGACGTCCAAGAAGGAGCTGGGACACATCGGCAGCGCGGTGGACCGCCTCGCTCGCAACCTCAGCCGCAAGATCCGCACCTACAGGGGCCACCACTGA